In the Tautonia rosea genome, one interval contains:
- a CDS encoding sialidase family protein, which yields MTPIAPLALLALLAPSDDPMPDLSNVPGVVIDHSPASSRQYIGSPSLAVLPDGTYVASHDFFGPGSSKDVTVVFASKDRGESWEQIATIKGQWWSTLFVHRDALYLMGTSREYGEGVIRRSTDGGTTWTEPVDSSSGLLLPGKKYHCAPVPVVEHDGRIWRAMEDAEGPGGWGVHFRAFMMSAPVDADLLNAASWTSTNRLGSDLSWLAPVTFGGWLEGNAVVTPEGEMVDILRVDSKPDPGYAAVVRISEDGQAASFDPDSDFIRFPGGAKKFTIRYDPKTEAYWSLTNWVPPRFDLGQPGRTRNTLALIASTNLKDWEIRAVVLHHPDVTKHAFQYVDWLFEGDDLIVVSRTAFDDGLGGAHNAHDANVMTFHRIEGFRTLDGIPDDLGDD from the coding sequence TTGACCATAGCCCGGCCTCGTCTCGACAGTACATCGGCTCGCCGAGCCTTGCGGTCTTGCCCGATGGGACGTATGTGGCCTCGCACGACTTCTTCGGGCCGGGAAGCTCGAAGGACGTGACGGTGGTCTTCGCATCGAAGGACCGAGGGGAATCGTGGGAGCAGATCGCTACGATTAAGGGGCAGTGGTGGTCGACCCTGTTCGTCCATCGCGACGCGCTCTACCTGATGGGGACCAGCCGGGAATACGGCGAAGGGGTCATCCGCCGCTCGACCGACGGCGGCACCACCTGGACCGAGCCGGTCGATTCCTCCTCGGGCCTGCTGTTGCCGGGGAAGAAGTACCATTGCGCCCCGGTCCCCGTCGTCGAGCACGACGGGCGGATCTGGCGGGCGATGGAAGACGCGGAAGGCCCCGGCGGTTGGGGCGTCCATTTCCGAGCCTTCATGATGTCGGCCCCGGTCGATGCCGACCTCCTGAACGCCGCAAGCTGGACCTCGACGAACCGGCTCGGCTCGGATCTCTCCTGGCTCGCGCCGGTGACCTTCGGCGGCTGGCTCGAAGGCAACGCGGTGGTGACCCCCGAGGGGGAGATGGTCGACATCCTCCGCGTCGACTCGAAGCCCGACCCCGGCTATGCCGCCGTCGTCCGGATCAGCGAGGACGGCCAAGCCGCCTCCTTCGACCCCGATTCCGACTTCATCCGCTTCCCCGGCGGCGCCAAGAAGTTCACGATCCGCTACGACCCGAAGACCGAGGCGTACTGGTCCCTGACCAACTGGGTCCCCCCGCGCTTCGACCTCGGCCAGCCGGGGCGGACTCGCAACACGCTGGCATTGATCGCCTCGACGAATCTGAAGGACTGGGAAATCCGCGCCGTCGTCTTGCATCACCCTGACGTGACGAAGCACGCGTTCCAGTATGTCGACTGGTTGTTCGAGGGGGACGACCTGATCGTCGTTTCCCGGACCGCCTTCGACGACGGTCTCGGCGGCGCCCACAACGCGCACGACGCCAATGTCATGACCTTCCACCGCATCGAAGGCTTCCGGACCCTCGACGGCATCCCCGACGACCTCGGTGACGATTGA